In one window of Camelus bactrianus isolate YW-2024 breed Bactrian camel chromosome 13, ASM4877302v1, whole genome shotgun sequence DNA:
- the LOC105072822 gene encoding protein argonaute-4 isoform X2 has product MMAKETCTQHIHCQLDGIGGNYYSSLVDMEVTLPGEGKDQTFKVSVQWVSVVSLQLLLEALAGHLNEVPDDSVQALDVITRHLPSMRYTPVGRSFFSPPEGYYHPLGGGREVWFGFHQSVRPAMWNMMLNIDVSATAFYRAQPIIEFMCEVLDIQNINEQTKPLTDSQRVKFTKEIRGLKVEVTHCGQMKRKYRVCNVTRRPASHQTFPLQLENGQAMECTVAQYFKQKYSLQLKYPHLPCLQVGQEQKHTYLPLEVCNIVAGQRCIKKLTDNQTSTMIKATARSAPDRQEEISRLVKSNSMVGGPDPYLKEFGIVVHNEMTELTGRVLPAPMLQYGGRNKTVATPNQGVWDMRGKQFYAGIEIKVWAVACFAPQKQCREDLLKSFTDQLRKISKDAGMPIQGQPCFCKYAQGADSVEPMFKHLKMTYVGLQLIVVILPGKTPVYAEVKRVGDTLLGMATQCVQVKNVVKTSPQTLSNLCLKINAKLGGINNVLVPHQRPSVFQQPVIFLGADVTHPPAGDGKKPSIAAVVGSMDGHPSRYCATVRVQTSRQEISQELLYSQEVIQDLTNMVRELLIQFYKSTRFKPTRIIYYRGGVSEGQMKQVAWPELIAIRKACISLEEDYRPGITYIVVQKRHHTRLFCADKTERVGKSGNVPAGTTVDSTITHPSEFDFYLCSHAGIQGTSRPSHYQVLWDDNCFTADELQLLTYQLCHTYVRCTRSVSIPAPAYYARLVAFRARYHLVDKDHDSAEGSHVSGQSNGRDPQALAKAVQIHHDTQHTMYFA; this is encoded by the exons ATGATGGCAAAAGAAACATGTACACAGCACATCCACTGCCAATTGGACGGGATAGG aggaaACTACTACAGTAGTTTG GTTGATATGGAAGTGACCCTTCCAGGTGAGGGTAAAGACCAAACGTTTAAAGTGTCTGTTCAGTGGGTGTCAGTTGTGAGCCTTCAGTTACTTTTAGAAGCTTTGGCCGGGCACTTGAATGAAGTCCCAGATGACTCAGTACAAGCACTTGATGTTATCACAAGACACCTTCCCTCCATGAG GTACACTCCGGTGGGGCGCTCCTTTTTCTCACCTCCAGAGGGTTACTACCACCctctgggagggggcagggaggtttGGTTTGGCTTTCATCAGTCTGTGAGACCTGCCATGTGGAATATGATGCTCAATATTGACG tatctgcaactgCTTTCTATCGGGCTCAGCCTATCATTGAGTTCATGTGTGAGGTTTTAGACATTCAGAACATCAATGAACAGACCAAACCTCTAACAGATTCCCAGCGTGTCAAGTTTACCAAAGAAATCAGAG gtCTTAAAGTTGAAGTAACCCACTGTGGACAGATGAAACGAAAATATCGAGTTTGTAATGTGACTAGACGGCCAGCCAGTCATCAAAC TTTTCCCTTACAGCTAGAAAATGGCCAAGCTATGGAATGTACAGTAGCTCAATATTTTAAGCAAAAGTATAGTCTGCAGCTGAAATATCCCCATCTTCCCTGTCTCCAAGTGGGACAAGAACAAAAGCATACATACTTGCCACTTGAG GTCTGTAATATAGTGGCAGGACAGCGATGTATAAAGAAGCTCACAGACAATCAGACTTCTACGATGATCAAAGCCACAGCAAGATCTGCTCCTGACAGACAGGAAGAAATCAGTAGACTG GTGAAGAGTAACAGCATGGTGGGTGGACCTGATCCATACCTTAAAGAATTTGGTATTGTTGTCCACAATGAAATGACAGAGCTCACAGGCAGGGTACTTCCAGCACCAATGCTGCAGTATGGAGGCCGG aataaaacggTAGCCACACCCAACCAGGGTGTCTGGGACATGCGAGGAAAGCAGTTTTATGCTGGCATTGAAATTAAAGTTTGGGCAGTTGCTTGTTTTGCGCCTCAGAAACAATGTAGGGAAGATTTACTAAA GAGTTTCACTGACCAGCTCCGTAAAATTTCTAAGGATGCTGGAATGCCTATCCAGGGTCAGCCATGTTTTTGCAAGTACGCACAAGGTGCAGACAGCGTGGAGCCTATGTTTAAGCACCTGAAAATGACCTATGTGGGCCTACAACTAATAGTGGTTATCTTGCCTGGGAAAACACCAGTATATG CGGAGGTGAAACGTGTTGGAGATACTCTCCTGGGTATGGCTACACAGTGTGTCCAGGTAAAAAATGTAGTGAAGACCTCACCTCAAACCCTTTCCAACCTTTGCCTGAAGATAAATGCAAAGCTCGGAGGAATTAACAACGTGCTCGTACCTCATCAAAG GCCCTCGGTGTTCCAGCAGCCTGTCATCTTCCTGGGAGCAGATGTCACGCATCCCCCAGCAGGGGATGGGAAGAAGCCTTCCATCGCAGCAGTGGTTGGCAGTATGGACGGCCATCCCAGCCGGTACTGTGCCACTGTTCGGGTGCAGACTTCCCGCCAGGAGATCTCTCAGGAGCTCCTCTATAGTCAGGAGGTAATCCAGGACCTCACTAACATGGTTCGAGAGCTGCTGATCCAATTCTACAAATCCACACGCTTCAAACCCACTCGGATCATCTATTACCGTGGAGGGGTATCCGAGGGACAGATGAAACAG GTAGCTTGGCCAGAACTAATAGCAATTCGAAAGGCATGTATTAGCTTGGAAGAAGATTACCGGCCAGGAATAACCTATATTGTGGTGCAGAAAAGACATCACACACGACTCTTCTGTGCAGATAAAACAGAAAGG gtggGGAAAAGTGGCAATGTACCAGCAGGCACTACCGTGGATAGCACCATCACACATCCATCTGAGTTTGACTTTTACCTCTGTAGTCATGCAGGAATTCAG GGAAccagccgtccttcacattacCAGGTCTTGTGGGATGACAATTGCTTCACTGCAGATGAGCTCCAGCTACTAACTTACCAGCTGTGTCACACCTATGTGCGGTGCACGCGCTCAGTCTCTATTCCAGCCCCTGCCTATTATGCCCGGCTTGTAGCATTCAGGGCAAGGTATCATCTGGTGGATAAAGATCATGACAG TGCGGAAGGCAGTCACGTGTCAGGACAGAGCAATGGCCGAGATCCTCAGGCCTTGGCTAAAGCTGTGCAGATCCACCATGATACCCAGCACACAATGTATTTTGCCTGA
- the LOC105072822 gene encoding protein argonaute-4 isoform X1 has product MEALGPGPPASLFQPPRRPGLGTVGKPIRLLANHFQVQIPKIDVYHYDVDIKPEKRPRRVNREVVDTMVRHFKMQIFGDRQPGYDGKRNMYTAHPLPIGRDRVDMEVTLPGEGKDQTFKVSVQWVSVVSLQLLLEALAGHLNEVPDDSVQALDVITRHLPSMRYTPVGRSFFSPPEGYYHPLGGGREVWFGFHQSVRPAMWNMMLNIDVSATAFYRAQPIIEFMCEVLDIQNINEQTKPLTDSQRVKFTKEIRGLKVEVTHCGQMKRKYRVCNVTRRPASHQTFPLQLENGQAMECTVAQYFKQKYSLQLKYPHLPCLQVGQEQKHTYLPLEVCNIVAGQRCIKKLTDNQTSTMIKATARSAPDRQEEISRLVKSNSMVGGPDPYLKEFGIVVHNEMTELTGRVLPAPMLQYGGRNKTVATPNQGVWDMRGKQFYAGIEIKVWAVACFAPQKQCREDLLKSFTDQLRKISKDAGMPIQGQPCFCKYAQGADSVEPMFKHLKMTYVGLQLIVVILPGKTPVYAEVKRVGDTLLGMATQCVQVKNVVKTSPQTLSNLCLKINAKLGGINNVLVPHQRPSVFQQPVIFLGADVTHPPAGDGKKPSIAAVVGSMDGHPSRYCATVRVQTSRQEISQELLYSQEVIQDLTNMVRELLIQFYKSTRFKPTRIIYYRGGVSEGQMKQVAWPELIAIRKACISLEEDYRPGITYIVVQKRHHTRLFCADKTERVGKSGNVPAGTTVDSTITHPSEFDFYLCSHAGIQGTSRPSHYQVLWDDNCFTADELQLLTYQLCHTYVRCTRSVSIPAPAYYARLVAFRARYHLVDKDHDSAEGSHVSGQSNGRDPQALAKAVQIHHDTQHTMYFA; this is encoded by the exons GGAGGTAGTGGATACAATGGTGCGGCACTTCAAGATGCAAATATTTGGTGACCGGCAGCCTGGCTATGATGGCAAAAGAAACATGTACACAGCACATCCACTGCCAATTGGACGGGATAGG GTTGATATGGAAGTGACCCTTCCAGGTGAGGGTAAAGACCAAACGTTTAAAGTGTCTGTTCAGTGGGTGTCAGTTGTGAGCCTTCAGTTACTTTTAGAAGCTTTGGCCGGGCACTTGAATGAAGTCCCAGATGACTCAGTACAAGCACTTGATGTTATCACAAGACACCTTCCCTCCATGAG GTACACTCCGGTGGGGCGCTCCTTTTTCTCACCTCCAGAGGGTTACTACCACCctctgggagggggcagggaggtttGGTTTGGCTTTCATCAGTCTGTGAGACCTGCCATGTGGAATATGATGCTCAATATTGACG tatctgcaactgCTTTCTATCGGGCTCAGCCTATCATTGAGTTCATGTGTGAGGTTTTAGACATTCAGAACATCAATGAACAGACCAAACCTCTAACAGATTCCCAGCGTGTCAAGTTTACCAAAGAAATCAGAG gtCTTAAAGTTGAAGTAACCCACTGTGGACAGATGAAACGAAAATATCGAGTTTGTAATGTGACTAGACGGCCAGCCAGTCATCAAAC TTTTCCCTTACAGCTAGAAAATGGCCAAGCTATGGAATGTACAGTAGCTCAATATTTTAAGCAAAAGTATAGTCTGCAGCTGAAATATCCCCATCTTCCCTGTCTCCAAGTGGGACAAGAACAAAAGCATACATACTTGCCACTTGAG GTCTGTAATATAGTGGCAGGACAGCGATGTATAAAGAAGCTCACAGACAATCAGACTTCTACGATGATCAAAGCCACAGCAAGATCTGCTCCTGACAGACAGGAAGAAATCAGTAGACTG GTGAAGAGTAACAGCATGGTGGGTGGACCTGATCCATACCTTAAAGAATTTGGTATTGTTGTCCACAATGAAATGACAGAGCTCACAGGCAGGGTACTTCCAGCACCAATGCTGCAGTATGGAGGCCGG aataaaacggTAGCCACACCCAACCAGGGTGTCTGGGACATGCGAGGAAAGCAGTTTTATGCTGGCATTGAAATTAAAGTTTGGGCAGTTGCTTGTTTTGCGCCTCAGAAACAATGTAGGGAAGATTTACTAAA GAGTTTCACTGACCAGCTCCGTAAAATTTCTAAGGATGCTGGAATGCCTATCCAGGGTCAGCCATGTTTTTGCAAGTACGCACAAGGTGCAGACAGCGTGGAGCCTATGTTTAAGCACCTGAAAATGACCTATGTGGGCCTACAACTAATAGTGGTTATCTTGCCTGGGAAAACACCAGTATATG CGGAGGTGAAACGTGTTGGAGATACTCTCCTGGGTATGGCTACACAGTGTGTCCAGGTAAAAAATGTAGTGAAGACCTCACCTCAAACCCTTTCCAACCTTTGCCTGAAGATAAATGCAAAGCTCGGAGGAATTAACAACGTGCTCGTACCTCATCAAAG GCCCTCGGTGTTCCAGCAGCCTGTCATCTTCCTGGGAGCAGATGTCACGCATCCCCCAGCAGGGGATGGGAAGAAGCCTTCCATCGCAGCAGTGGTTGGCAGTATGGACGGCCATCCCAGCCGGTACTGTGCCACTGTTCGGGTGCAGACTTCCCGCCAGGAGATCTCTCAGGAGCTCCTCTATAGTCAGGAGGTAATCCAGGACCTCACTAACATGGTTCGAGAGCTGCTGATCCAATTCTACAAATCCACACGCTTCAAACCCACTCGGATCATCTATTACCGTGGAGGGGTATCCGAGGGACAGATGAAACAG GTAGCTTGGCCAGAACTAATAGCAATTCGAAAGGCATGTATTAGCTTGGAAGAAGATTACCGGCCAGGAATAACCTATATTGTGGTGCAGAAAAGACATCACACACGACTCTTCTGTGCAGATAAAACAGAAAGG gtggGGAAAAGTGGCAATGTACCAGCAGGCACTACCGTGGATAGCACCATCACACATCCATCTGAGTTTGACTTTTACCTCTGTAGTCATGCAGGAATTCAG GGAAccagccgtccttcacattacCAGGTCTTGTGGGATGACAATTGCTTCACTGCAGATGAGCTCCAGCTACTAACTTACCAGCTGTGTCACACCTATGTGCGGTGCACGCGCTCAGTCTCTATTCCAGCCCCTGCCTATTATGCCCGGCTTGTAGCATTCAGGGCAAGGTATCATCTGGTGGATAAAGATCATGACAG TGCGGAAGGCAGTCACGTGTCAGGACAGAGCAATGGCCGAGATCCTCAGGCCTTGGCTAAAGCTGTGCAGATCCACCATGATACCCAGCACACAATGTATTTTGCCTGA